Proteins from one Fragaria vesca subsp. vesca linkage group LG6, FraVesHawaii_1.0, whole genome shotgun sequence genomic window:
- the LOC101312360 gene encoding probable histone H2A.5-like encodes MESGKVTRGAGGRKGGDRKKSVSKSVKAGLQFPVGRIARFLKKGRYAQRTGSGAPIYLAAVLEYLAAEVLELAGNAARDNKKTRINPRHVQLAVRNDEELGKLLAGVTIASGGVLPNINPVLLPKKTGHSDASEKATKSPKSPKKAAA; translated from the exons ATGGAATCCGGAAAGGTCACCAGAGGCGCCGGAGGTCGCAAAGGCGGCGACCGGAAAAAGTCGGTTTCCAAGTCCGTCAAGGCCGGCCTCCAATTCCCCGTCGGCCGTATCGCCCGGTTCTTGAAGAAGGGCCGCTACGCCCAGCGAACCGGCTCCGGCGCTCCGATCTACCTCGCCGCCGTCCTCGAATATCTCGCCGCTGAG GTGCTGGAGCTCGCCGGAAACGCGGCACGTGACAACAAGAAAACTCGGATCAACCCTAGGCACGTGCAATTGGCGGTGAGGAACGACGAGGAGTTGGGAAAGCTTTTGGCCGGAGTGACCATCGCCAGCGGAGGAGTGCTTCCGAATATCAACCCGGTTTTGCTTCCGAAGAAGACCGGACACTCCGACGCGTCGGAGAAGGCGACCAAGTCACCCAAATCGCCAAAGAAGGCCGCCGCTTAA
- the LOC101312648 gene encoding putative protease Do-like 14-like, producing MSHFLRNVLIANRNRNRILAIAAVGSALLYAKGNESFNSSFSVSIPAPWRESLLLPRQNWPFGVVPLFSVTNGSAPSPDIGKDVSGFSVAGESPKPCCSGCLGKDTIAKAAAKVGPAVVNISLQQGMYGVGVGKGIGSGTIIDEDGTILTCAHAVVDFHGLRASSKGKVGVTLQDGRTFEGTVVNADLQSDVAIVKINSKTPLPSAKLGTSSRLQPGDWVIAVGCPLSLQNTVTSGIVSCVDRKSSDLGLGGLRREYLQTDCAINPGNSGGPLVNMDGEVIGVNIMKVLAADGLSFAVPIDSIAKIMEHFKKNGRVVRPWLGLKMIDLNDMIISQLKERDSSFPSIKRGILVPMVTPGSPAERAGFRPGDVVVEFDGKPVASIIEVTEIMGDRVGVPLKVVVKRAKDEVVTLTVIAEESHTDM from the exons ATGAGTCATTTTCTG AGGAATGTTTTGATTGCAAACCGGAACCGAAATCGGATTCTGGCCATTGCTGCCGTTGGTTCGGCTTTGTTATATGCCAAAGGGAACGAGAGTTTCA ATTCTTCATTCTCGGTGTCGATTCCTGCACCATGGCGTGAATCGCTGTTGCTGCCAAGGCAAAACTGGCCATTCG GAGTTGTTCCATTGTTTTCTGTTACAAATGGTTCGGCTCCTTCTCCGGACATAGGGAAGGATGTGTCTGGTTTCTCTGTGGCGGGAGAGAGCCCAAAGCCATGCTGTAGTGGGTGTTTGGGCAAAGATACAATTGCAAAGGCCGCTGCAAAAGTCGGCCCTGCTGTTGTCAATATATCTCTTCAACAGG GTATGTATGGTGTTGGTGTTGGGAAGGGTATAGGCTCTGGAACTATAATTGATGAGGATGGCACGATCCTAACGTGTGCGCATGCTGTGGTTGATTTTCATGGGCTGAGAGCTTCATCAAAGGGGAAG GTTGGTGTAACTTTGCAAGATGGTCGGACATTTGAGGGTACTGTGGTGAATGCGGATCTCCAGTCTGATGTTGCTATAGTAAAGATCAATTCTAAAACTCCCCTTCCATCAGCGAAATTGGGCACCTCAAGTAGACTCCAACCTGGGGATTGGGTGATAGCAGTTGGTTGTCCACTTTCGCTTCAGAATACTGTCACATCTGGTATTGTAAG TTGTGTCGACCGCAAAAGTAGTGATTTGGGGCTTGGTGGACTGCGGAGGGAGTACTTACAGACCGATTGCGCTATTAACCCG GGGAATTCTGGGGGACCTCTAGTAAATATGGATGGAGAAGTTATTGGTGTTAATATCATGAAAGTACTTGCTGCTGATGGATTGAGTTTTGCTGTACCGATTGACTCAATTGCCAAAATAATGGAGCACTTTAAGAAAAATGG GAGGGTTGTTCGGCCTTGGCTTGGACTGAAGATGATTGACCTAAACGATATGATAATTTCTCAGCTCAAAGAAAGAGATAGTTCATTCCCAAGTATAAAAAGAGGGATTCTCGTACCTATG GTAACTCCTGGGTCACCTGCTGAGCGTGCTGGGTTTCGTCCTGGTGATGTTGTTGTCGAATTTGATGGAAAGCCTGTTGCAAGCATCATAGAG GTCACTGAAATAATGGGAGATAGAGTTGGAGTACCATTGAAGGTTGTCGTGAAGAGGGCGAAAGATGAGGTGGTGACTTTGACAGTAATAGCAGAGGAATCCCATACAGATATGTGA
- the LOC101312941 gene encoding putative protease Do-like 14-like, with protein sequence MIHSLRKLLSTKDRILAVAAAGSAMLYATSTGRSKWTVVGSIPTTIRESLLLPWKPKQWDQCPFGMLPMYCFSDVLVEDGSVSQLDTKKEDASGVTIAGERPERTYATAFAKVGPAVVHIHAPSRGHCAGTIIDKDGIVLTCAHAFVDLGLGTLVDSYECKVYITLQDGRRLEGTVVNLDVHSDIAIIKVDSDTPLPSAELGCSSKVQPGECVIAVGSPLSFKHTVTAGIVSCAARKNSEMRQDGWREYKEYIQTDCSINPGNSGGPLVNMDGEVIAINVRMIRAADGLNFAVPIDSVTKVMDQFKKNGRVVRPWLGVKMIELNDMIISQLEERGSAFPNVKKGILVPMVTPRSPGERAGFRPGDVVSKFDGRTVKTVKEIIEIVGDRVGEPLKVVVKRVNDEQVILTVIPEESSDPDM encoded by the exons ATGATCCATTCTCTG AGGAAGCTGCTTTCAACAAAGGACCGCATTCTGGCCGTGGCTGCCGCCGGGTCGGCTATGTTGTACGCCACCAGCACCGGAAGATCCA AATGGACTGTAGTGGGATCGATTCCTACAACAATAAGGGAATCATTGCTGCTTCCATGGAAACCAAAGCAATGGGATCAATGCCCCTTTG GAATGCTTCCAATGTATTGTTTTAGTGATGTTTTGGTGGAGGATGGATCGGTGTCTCAACTGGACACAAAGAAAGAAGATGCTTCTGGTGTCACTATAGCCGGGGAGAGGCCGGAGCGTACTTATGCCACTGCATTTGCTAAGGTTGGCCCTGCTGTGGTTCATATTCATGCTCCTAGTAGGGGTCATTGCGCTGGAACAATCATAGATAAGGACGGGATTGTCTTGACATGCGCTCATGCTTTTGTTGATTTAGGATTAGGAACACTTGTAGATTCGTATGAGTGCAAG GTTTATATAACCTTGCAAGATGGCCGGAGACTTGAGGGTACTGTGGTGAATTTGGATGTGCATTCGGACATTGCTATTATCAAAGTCGATTCTGACACCCCATTGCCATCAGCAGAACTTGGTTGCTCAAGTAAAGTCCAACCAGGGGAGTGTGTCATAGCTGTTGGATCTCCACTTTCATTTAAACATACTGTCACAGCTGGTATTGTAAG TTGTGCTGCTCGTAAAAACAGCGAAATGAGACAAGATGGGTGGAGAGAGTATAAAGAGTATATACAGACAGATTGCTCAATCAACCCG GGAAATTCAGGAGGGCCCTTAGTAAATATGGACGGAGAAGTTATTGCTATTAATGTTAGGATGATACGAGCTGCTGATGGTTTGAATTTTGCCGTACCAATTGACTCAGTCACTAAAGTTATGGATCAGTTTAAGAAAAATGG GAGGGTTGTCCGGCCTTGGCTTGGAGTTAAAATGATTGAGCTTAATGATATGATAATCTCTCAGCTTGAGGAAAGAGGTTCTGCATTTCCAAATGTAAAGAAAGGAATCCTTGTGCCTATG GTAACTCCTAGGTCACCTGGTGAGCGTGCTGGGTTCCGTCCTGGTGATGTTGTCTCCAAATTTGATGGAAGGACTGTTAAAACCGTTAAAGAG ATCATTGAAATAGTCGGAGACAGAGTGGGAGAACCCTTAAAAGTTGTTGTGAAAAGAGTGAACGATGAGCAGGTGATACTGACTGTGATCCCAGAGGAGTCATCTGATCCGGATATGTGA
- the LOC101314110 gene encoding F-box protein SKP2A-like translates to MNKIGADELGQILRLVTDPADRKLASLVCKEWWVMEGPTRSSLRILNLDHLPRLLTRHPNLTTFETPRVISNADLALVAQSYPKLEVFILDCIQIEGIDDRKNFRALQKVGDEGLCAVANGCPKLSKIVIKRCFAGLLGIMSMITSAAHNLTHLDLYTCTLVTDQALEAIGSSSCLLRFLNLRFCTKITDVGLSFLANGSCSKTIEQLNLYSCFEITDDGVSLLCKMRVLEELDLSYIGQLTDVGGQAISTIRTLKKLKFQNVIQLTERTVVALAKNCINLEVLDLCGCTSIAITCIDAFSGHKCMRFLYLLDCSCNDLRGPAFERLALGCPSLESIVVEEFCRERLLQDMQESTVST, encoded by the coding sequence ATGAATAAGATAGGAGCTGACGAACTGGGCCAGATCCTGAGACTGGTCACCGACCCAGCTGATAGAAAATTAGCATCTCTGGTCTGCAAGGAGTGGTGGGTCATGGAGGGTCCGACCCGATCATCACTCCGAATTCTCAACCTCGATCATCTTCCTCGATTACTAACTAGGCACCCAAACTTAACCACATTCGAAACACCAAGGGTAATAAGCAATGCCGACCTCGCATTGGTGGCCCAGTCATACCCGAAATTGGAGGTCTTCATACTTGATTGCATACAGATTGAAGGCATAGATGACAGGAAGAATTTTCGGGCGCTTCAAAAAGTTGGGGACGAAGGTTTGTGCGCTGTGGCAAATGGGTGTCCCAAGTTGTCCAAGATTGTGATCAAAAGGTGTTTTGCTGGACTGCTTGGAATTATGTCCATGATTACTTCAGCAGCACATAACTTGACTCATTTGGATTTGTATACTTGTACTTTGGTTACTGACCAAGCCCTTGAAGCAATTGGTTCATCTAGTTGTCTCCTTCGCTTTTTGAATTTGAGATTTTGCACCAAAATTACTGATGTCGGATTGAGTTTCTTGGCAAATGGGTCTTGTTCAAAAACCATCGAGCAATTGAACCTTTACAGTTGCTTTGAAATCACAGATGACGGGGTCTCGCTTTTGTGCAAGATGCGTGTCTTGGAAGAGCTGGATTTGAGTTACATTGGCCAGCTAACTGATGTTGGAGGTCAGGCAATCTCCACAATTCGAACCCTCAAGAAGTTGAAGTTTCAGAATGTAATACAACTAACAGAAAGAACCGTTGTAGCTCTTGCTAAGAATTGCATAAACTTGGAGGTGCTTGATCTATGTGGTTGTACAAGCATCGCTATAACATGTATTGATGCATTTTCGGGTCATAAGTGCATGCGATTCCTCTATCTACTAGATTGTTCATGTAATGATTTAAGAGGACCTGCTTTCGAAAGACTAGCACTTGGATGCCCTTCATTGGAGTCGATTGTGGTTGAAGAATTTTGCAGAGAGAGGCTGTTGCAGGATATGCAAGAGAGTACTGTTAGCACTTAG
- the LOC101314397 gene encoding protein RADIALIS-like 1-like, with amino-acid sequence MASDGSMSSLNSDSSWTAKQNKTFEIALALFSKDTPDRWDNIARIVGNKTPEEVKRHYDLLLEDVKLIESGEVPFPDYRTSGGSGNGHGKEDDEPEAPLNDQHKEKSHEAVL; translated from the exons ATGGCATCTGATGGCTCAATGTCTTCCCTTAATTCGGACTCGTCTTGGACTGCCAAGCAGAACAAGACGTTCGAGATTGCACTAGCTCTTTTCTCCAAGGATACCCCCGACCGCTGGGACAATATTGCCAGGATCGTCGGGAATAAGACACCTGAAGAGGTCAAGAGGCACTATGACCTTCTTCTAGAAGATGTCAAGCTAATAGAGTCCGGCGAAGTTCCTTTCCCGGATTACAGAACTTCTGGTGGGAGTGGGAATGGTCATGGCAAAGAG GATGATGAACCTGAAGCTCCACTGAATGATCAGCACAAGGAGAAGTCTCATGAAGCGGTGTTATAG
- the LOC101313227 gene encoding WD repeat domain phosphoinositide-interacting protein 3-like, translated as MTTASSSPPFQFPDLMASDSEPDDSYSPSPSQNPTPTPTGPNPAQLLHLSFNQDHGCFSAGTDLGFCIYNCDPFREIFRRDFGPRGAVGLVQMLFRCNILTIVGGGGPDPLYSPNKVMIWDDHQSRCIGELSFRSEVKGVRLRRDRIVVVLVQKIFVYNFADLKLLHQIETIANPKGLCEVSYLGPQAVLVCPGLQKGQIRVEHYGSKRTKFIMAHDSRLACFALSQDGRLLATASSKGTLIRVFNTLDGSLLQEVRRGADRAEIHSLSFSSNAQWLAVSSDKGTVHVFNLKVDSGSLGNEISRSPSTSPPNSSAISSLSFMKGVLPRYFSSEWSMAKFHLQEGLEYIVAFGHQKNTVVVLGMDGSFYLCEFDPVNGGEMTQLEYYNILKPEETF; from the exons ATGACCACCGCCTCCTCCTCCCCTCCCTTCCAATTCCCCGATTTAATGGCCTCCGACTCCGAACCCGACGACTCCTACTCCCCCTCCCCCTCCCAAAACCCGACTCCGACTCCGACCGGCCCAAACCCGGCCCAGCTCCTCCACCTCTCCTTCAACCAAGACCACGGCTGCTTCTCCGCCGGCACCGACCTCGGCTTCTGCATCTACAACTGCGACCCCTTCCGCGAGATCTTCCGCCGCGACTTCGGCCCACGCGGCGCCGTCGGATTGGTCCAGATGCTCTTCCGCTGCAACATCCTCACCATCGTCGGCGGCGGCGGACCCGACCCGCTCTACTCCCCCAACAAGGTCATGATCTGGGACGACCACCAGTCCCGCTGCATCGGCGAGCTCTCCTTCCGGTCGGAAGTCAAAGGCGTCCGCCTCCGCCGCGACCGGATCGTCGTGGTTCTTGTCCAGAAGATCTTCGTCTACAATTTCGCCGATTTGAAGCTCCTTCATCAGATTGAGACGATCGCGAACCCGAAGGGACTGTGTGAGGTGTCGTATTTGGGGCCGCAGGCGGTGCTGGTGTGCCCGGGGCTCCAGAAAGGTCAGATTCGGGTCGAGCATTACGGGTCGAAGCGGACTAAGTTTATTATGGCACATGATTCCAGGCTGGCCTGCTTCGCGCTCTCGCAGGACGGGAGGTTGCTGGCTACGGCGAGTAGTAAGGGGACTTTGATCAGAGTTTTCAATACTTTGGATGGTTCATTGCTGCAAGAG GTAAGGAGAGGAGCAGATAGAGCAGAGATACATAGTCTTTCTTTCTCTTCGAATGCCCAATGGCTAGCTGTCTCGAGCGACAAGGGAACTGTCCATGTTTTTAATCTAAAGGTTGATTCAGGATCCTTGGGGAATGAAATATCACGCAGTCCATCAACTAGTCCTCCTAATTCATCAGCCATTTCATCTCTTTCTTTCATGAAAG GTGTTCTTCCAAGGTATTTCAGCTCAGAATGGTCAATGGCTAAATTTCACTTGCAGGAAGGTTTGGAGTACATTGTTGCCTTTGGCCACCAGAAGAACACAGTAGTGGTTCTTGGCATGGATGGAAG CTTCTATCTGTGTGAATTTGACCCTGTGAATGGAGGAGAAATGACTCAGCTTGAATACTATAATATCTTGAAGCCAGAAGAAACTTTCTGA